In Flavobacterium sp. N1736, the following are encoded in one genomic region:
- a CDS encoding D-alanine--D-alanine ligase, translating to MKLFFHKITNWEYWPFQVLYIPIYFLWAYYAIKARSIFFFNASNPKIKNGGFMMESKKQIYDLLPKKYYPKTILIRENTDLKNIVETVVEKGIYFPLIAKPDIGLRGSGVKKIKTVSELKEYAEKANFDFLLQDLIPFKNEVGVFYVRHPHQKNGKITGIVSKEFLIVKGDGISTIEKLIHQTPRFQLQFETLKEEYGDQLGRILQKDESVNLVPFGNHARGAKFLDGSDLITPKLTAMINEIAVQIPEFYFGRFDIMYNTFEELENGENFLIVELNGAASEPTHIYDPKHSVWFAWKELARHITYMYEISVVNHKMGVPYLDYKVGMREYKLHLAQNNKIINF from the coding sequence ATGAAACTATTTTTTCATAAAATAACAAATTGGGAGTATTGGCCATTTCAGGTTTTATACATACCTATCTATTTTTTGTGGGCGTATTATGCCATAAAAGCACGATCTATTTTTTTCTTTAATGCATCAAATCCAAAAATTAAAAACGGCGGTTTTATGATGGAAAGCAAAAAACAGATTTACGATTTGCTTCCCAAAAAATATTATCCCAAAACAATTTTGATTCGGGAAAATACAGATCTGAAAAATATAGTAGAAACGGTTGTCGAAAAAGGAATTTATTTTCCATTAATAGCAAAACCTGATATTGGTTTAAGGGGTTCCGGTGTAAAAAAAATCAAAACAGTTTCTGAATTAAAGGAATATGCAGAAAAAGCAAATTTTGATTTTTTACTGCAGGATTTAATTCCGTTTAAAAACGAAGTTGGTGTTTTTTATGTACGTCATCCACATCAAAAAAACGGAAAAATTACCGGAATTGTCTCAAAAGAATTTTTGATTGTAAAGGGCGATGGCATTTCAACAATTGAAAAACTGATTCATCAAACGCCAAGATTTCAATTGCAATTTGAAACATTAAAAGAGGAATACGGAGATCAATTGGGCAGAATTTTGCAAAAAGACGAAAGTGTAAATTTAGTTCCGTTTGGCAATCATGCCCGTGGCGCAAAATTCCTGGATGGCAGTGATTTAATTACACCAAAATTAACGGCGATGATCAATGAAATTGCAGTTCAGATTCCGGAATTCTATTTTGGAAGGTTCGATATTATGTATAATACTTTTGAAGAATTAGAAAATGGCGAGAATTTTTTAATTGTAGAACTTAATGGCGCTGCCAGCGAACCCACACATATCTACGACCCTAAACATTCTGTTTGGTTTGCCTGGAAAGAACTTGCCAGACATATTACATATATGTATGAAATAAGTGTTGTGAATCATAAAATGGGAGTTCCGTACTTAGATTATAAAGTTGGAATGCGGGAATACAAACTGCATCTCGCCCAGAATAATAAAATTATAAATTTTTGA
- a CDS encoding NRDE family protein, translating to MCTVSFINNNGVVIMTSNRDEKVIRPAAIAPKNYNQNGKNVIYPKDPKAGGTWFAVDANGTVLVLLNGGLVKHEVKPSYRKSRGLIALEIIYADSPKDFWIEINLENIEPFTLVLYQNKELYELVWDGSEKKTILLDETKNHIWSSVTLYSDEIRKKRSDWFACFLKDKDKISAPDMFGFHRNTEGNDTQNGLIINRENALKTLSITQVTIEQNKGVMRYYDLIKTQEYSTAFISI from the coding sequence ATGTGCACAGTAAGTTTTATAAATAATAATGGGGTTGTAATTATGACGTCAAATCGTGATGAAAAAGTAATTCGTCCGGCTGCGATTGCACCAAAGAATTACAATCAAAACGGAAAAAATGTTATTTATCCCAAAGATCCAAAAGCTGGAGGAACGTGGTTTGCAGTTGATGCAAACGGAACTGTTTTGGTGCTTTTAAACGGAGGATTGGTCAAACACGAAGTAAAACCGTCTTATAGAAAAAGCCGCGGATTAATTGCTTTAGAAATTATTTATGCCGATTCTCCGAAGGATTTTTGGATTGAAATTAATCTTGAAAATATTGAACCATTTACGTTGGTTTTGTATCAGAATAAAGAATTATACGAACTTGTCTGGGATGGTTCTGAAAAGAAAACGATACTATTAGATGAAACAAAAAATCATATTTGGTCTTCTGTCACATTGTATTCCGATGAAATCAGGAAAAAAAGGTCAGATTGGTTTGCTTGTTTTTTAAAGGATAAAGATAAAATTTCGGCTCCCGATATGTTTGGTTTTCATCGAAATACAGAAGGAAACGATACTCAAAACGGTTTAATTATTAACAGAGAAAATGCCTTAAAAACATTGAGTATTACGCAAGTTACAATAGAACAAAATAAAGGTGTTATGCGCTATTATGATTTGATAAAAACACAAGAGTATTCAACCGCATTTATTAGTATTTAA
- a CDS encoding DinB family protein, protein MLIKSIHRSLDDLISLLGQLSDQDYAKPCDALSGSTIGEHTRHILEMFQCLEKSYDSAILNYDNRERNNRIQTETHYAKQCIFEIKEDLKSENKIMYLEQFIDGLTMRIQTNYYRELLYNLEHCIHHQALIKVAVLQYGNVLLHENFGIARSTIEYRKQCAQ, encoded by the coding sequence ATGTTGATAAAATCGATACATCGCAGTTTAGATGACTTAATTAGTTTATTAGGTCAGCTTTCAGATCAGGATTATGCAAAACCATGCGACGCATTAAGCGGTTCGACTATAGGCGAACATACTCGTCATATTCTTGAAATGTTTCAATGTCTTGAAAAAAGTTATGATTCAGCAATTTTGAATTATGACAATCGCGAGAGAAATAATCGTATTCAAACCGAAACTCATTATGCAAAACAATGCATTTTTGAAATAAAGGAAGATTTAAAAAGCGAGAATAAAATAATGTATCTGGAACAATTTATTGACGGATTGACAATGCGAATTCAAACAAACTATTATAGAGAATTGCTTTATAATCTGGAACATTGCATTCATCATCAGGCGTTAATAAAAGTGGCAGTTTTGCAATATGGAAATGTTTTGCTTCATGAAAATTTTGGTATTGCACGCTCTACAATCGAATACAGAAAACAATGTGCACAGTAA